The nucleotide sequence GAAGGTCGAAATGAAAGCCTCTCAGGCTAAATATAGTATTTGAGATTCATTTCATGGGTGCGATTCCAAGCTTTTTTGGCAGTTTGGAGAGGACTATATTTCGATTAAGTGTTTGTATTTAAACGTGTATTTCCTCATAAATCTCGATTTCGGTCGCAAGTCTGTTATGCATTCAGAGCATGACAAAATCTTTAAAAATACTTGCCCTGAGTGCGCTGCGGTTGCATATTGTTGCGGTGCGATAACGCCTTGCGTTATTGCTGCCCTCCTTGGGCGTTTCCTCCCTAGACTTGGGCCACTTGCTTTCGCGAGTGGCCCTTTTTTTCTGTCCGGCGATGGGGGAAGCAAACGCCGGCATTGATTCATCATGCACAGGAAAAATTTCGCGCGCTGAAACAGGCGCGGGAAGACGCCTATTCGGCTGCGGCCTGGAATGGCCCGAGACTGTCGAGCGGGATCGCGGCCAGTGCCTCGGCGAGCACGATGAAATCATCAGCCACCTTGCGGAATTGCGGGCCACGCTCGCGCCGCCGCTCGTCCATGTAGATCGCGCGGTTGAGTTCGAGCTGAATCGTATGCAGTCCGCTGGCCGGGTTGCCGTAGTGTTCGGTGATAAAGCCGCCTGCGTAAGGCTTGTTGCGGCCGACCGAATACCCCTGCGCCGTCAGCGTTTCCTCGACGACATCAGGCAACAGGCTTGCGCAGCTTGTGCCGTAACGGTCGCCGATCACCACGTCGGGACGCTTCGGCTCGTCACGCGACACGCCGACCGACGGCATCGAGTGGCAATCGACCAGGACGACCGTGCCGAACGCCTGATGCGCCTTGTTGATGAGGCGACGCAGCGCACGGTGATAAGGCTTGTAGAGCGCCTCGATCCGGTTCAGCGCGTCCTCGACATCGAGGCGCTCGAAATAGATCTCCTGGCCGTCGCCGACCACGCGCGGAATCGTCCCCAGGCCGCCCGCGACCCGCATCGAACGGGTATTAGCGAAGCTCGGGAGCCGGCCCGCGAACATGCGCGGATCGAGCTCATAAGGCTCGCGATTGACGTCCACATAGGAGCGCGGAAAATTCACCCGGACCATGGGAAATCCGCGGCCGGTGAGATCCGCGATGATTTCGTCCATGAACGAATCTTCCGAACGGCGCAGCGCAGCCTCATCGATGCGGGAAGCGGCCAGA is from Afipia massiliensis and encodes:
- a CDS encoding N-formylglutamate amidohydrolase, whose protein sequence is MTQFEDELSPPFEIIEPPVWRAPIIFNSPHSGSVYPREFLAASRIDEAALRRSEDSFMDEIIADLTGRGFPMVRVNFPRSYVDVNREPYELDPRMFAGRLPSFANTRSMRVAGGLGTIPRVVGDGQEIYFERLDVEDALNRIEALYKPYHRALRRLINKAHQAFGTVVLVDCHSMPSVGVSRDEPKRPDVVIGDRYGTSCASLLPDVVEETLTAQGYSVGRNKPYAGGFITEHYGNPASGLHTIQLELNRAIYMDERRRERGPQFRKVADDFIVLAEALAAIPLDSLGPFQAAAE